A portion of the Polaribacter cellanae genome contains these proteins:
- a CDS encoding RagB/SusD family nutrient uptake outer membrane protein: MKKAILYIITLFLIYSCELTNVLENDPPNNLVSENVVKNQTDARALLNGCYAIISLNQYYYVYTELIPSTLIGSMSRVGSNSDLVPFAENSLSYDNSYSYSFWNAFYKVIDGANHTIFQTTKLSSNLIPDTARKEIIGEARFVRAMATFDVLRYFGQFFDMNSKFGIILRTEPANFVNRDKARSTVAECYAQILADLDAAIADAPDYSVSYKGSKTAAKALKARVLVYQGKYAEAAVLANEVINDGTTSLEADFETAFSTGIKSSEMILMVYTDEETEQLRGYNVKRFYSGRPAENNWFTTLMDTDPRKPFTYEDKEVLKTTNKEVYKPTYFLRLPEMYLIKAEGLAFSGASLADASAPLNVIRNRAGIGNTLATNIQELKDDIFNEYARELAYENGAEWFAAIRFGKAEELKPSIKNSDQYILPIPRGEIENNAGLSLADQNPGYE; encoded by the coding sequence ATGAAAAAAGCAATATTATATATCATCACCTTATTTTTAATATACTCTTGTGAATTAACAAACGTATTAGAAAACGATCCCCCCAATAATTTAGTTTCAGAAAATGTGGTTAAAAATCAAACGGATGCCAGAGCATTGTTAAATGGCTGTTATGCTATAATTTCATTGAATCAATATTATTATGTTTATACAGAGTTAATTCCCAGCACCTTAATAGGATCTATGTCTAGGGTTGGAAGCAACTCTGATTTAGTTCCATTTGCTGAAAATTCTTTGAGCTATGATAATAGTTATAGTTACAGTTTTTGGAATGCATTTTATAAAGTTATAGATGGGGCAAACCATACTATTTTTCAAACGACCAAACTTTCTAGTAACTTAATTCCAGATACGGCTAGAAAGGAAATTATTGGAGAAGCTCGCTTTGTAAGAGCCATGGCAACTTTTGATGTGTTACGATATTTCGGTCAGTTTTTTGATATGAATAGTAAATTCGGTATTATATTACGTACCGAACCTGCAAACTTTGTAAATAGAGACAAAGCAAGAAGTACAGTAGCAGAATGTTATGCTCAAATATTAGCAGATTTAGATGCGGCAATTGCCGATGCACCAGACTATTCTGTAAGCTACAAAGGATCTAAAACTGCTGCAAAAGCATTAAAAGCTAGGGTATTAGTGTATCAAGGAAAATATGCCGAAGCGGCTGTATTAGCAAATGAAGTTATTAATGACGGTACCACCAGTTTAGAAGCCGATTTTGAAACTGCTTTTAGCACAGGTATAAAATCATCTGAAATGATTTTAATGGTTTACACCGATGAAGAAACGGAACAGCTACGTGGTTATAATGTAAAACGCTTTTATAGTGGAAGACCAGCAGAAAATAATTGGTTTACTACTTTAATGGATACCGACCCGAGAAAACCTTTTACCTATGAAGATAAAGAAGTTTTAAAAACAACTAACAAAGAGGTGTATAAACCTACTTATTTTTTACGTTTACCTGAAATGTATTTAATAAAAGCAGAAGGTTTGGCTTTTAGTGGAGCTTCTTTGGCCGATGCCAGTGCACCTTTAAATGTAATAAGAAACCGTGCTGGTATTGGCAATACGCTAGCTACCAACATACAAGAACTAAAAGATGATATTTTTAACGAATATGCAAGGGAACTTGCTTACGAAAACGGAGCAGAATGGTTTGCTGCCATTCGCTTTGGTAAGGCAGAGGAATTAAAACCTAGTATTAAAAATTCTGACCAGTACATTTTACCAATTCCAAGAGGTGAAATTGAAAATAATGCAGGTTTAAGCTTGGCAGACCAAAATCCAGGGTATGAATAA
- the rpsU gene encoding 30S ribosomal protein S21 → MLIIPIKEGENIDRALKRYKRKFDRTKTMKNLRNRKNFTKPSVAKRAQRIKASYVQRLRTQEEVG, encoded by the coding sequence ATGTTAATTATACCTATTAAAGAAGGAGAGAATATCGATAGAGCTTTAAAACGTTACAAACGAAAATTCGATCGTACGAAAACAATGAAGAACTTACGTAATAGAAAGAACTTCACAAAACCTTCCGTAGCAAAAAGAGCTCAAAGAATTAAAGCCTCTTACGTACAAAGATTAAGAACACAAGAAGAAGTAGGTTAA
- a CDS encoding tyrosine-type recombinase/integrase, which yields MNTLVESFLEYLSLEKQYSKHTVTAYKTDLLSFKDFCETEYDLENLLEVHYPIVRSWVVNLVDLGISNRSINRKATSITSFYKYLQRTGQIEGNPLSKFKALKVEKKVQVPFSQREINEVIKSISLQEDFVSIRNKLIVELFYSMGLRRIELINIKESDVNFSDNTIKIIGKRNKERFAPILGSVLETLRKYLELKKQYQSTKDVLFITEKGNKIYETLVYRIINSYFSQVSSKVKKSPHILRHSFATHLLNEGANLNSVKELLGHSSLASTQVYTHNSLDAIKKVYNQAHPRSKQKE from the coding sequence TTGAACACCCTTGTAGAATCTTTTTTAGAATACTTATCATTAGAAAAGCAATATTCTAAGCACACAGTTACTGCATATAAAACAGATTTGTTGTCCTTCAAAGATTTTTGCGAAACAGAATACGATTTAGAGAATTTATTAGAAGTACATTATCCGATTGTAAGAAGTTGGGTAGTAAATTTAGTCGACCTAGGGATATCTAACAGAAGTATCAATAGAAAAGCGACTTCAATTACATCTTTTTATAAGTATTTACAAAGAACAGGTCAAATAGAAGGAAATCCACTTTCAAAATTTAAAGCTTTAAAAGTGGAGAAAAAAGTGCAAGTTCCATTTTCTCAAAGAGAAATAAACGAAGTAATTAAATCAATTAGTTTACAAGAAGATTTTGTATCCATTAGAAATAAATTAATTGTAGAGCTTTTCTATTCCATGGGGTTAAGAAGAATAGAGTTGATTAATATAAAAGAATCCGATGTAAATTTTTCTGACAACACTATAAAAATAATCGGAAAAAGAAATAAAGAACGCTTCGCTCCAATATTAGGTTCCGTTTTAGAAACTTTAAGAAAATATTTAGAATTAAAAAAGCAATACCAAAGTACGAAAGACGTTTTATTTATTACAGAGAAAGGAAATAAAATTTATGAAACACTTGTTTACAGAATTATAAATTCTTACTTTAGTCAAGTCTCTTCGAAGGTGAAAAAGAGTCCTCATATATTAAGGCATTCTTTTGCAACACATCTTTTAAATGAAGGGGCAAATTTAAATTCAGTTAAGGAATTGTTAGGGCATTCATCCTTAGCTTCAACACAAGTCTATACACACAATAGTCTTGATGCAATTAAAAAAGTGTATAACCAAGCTCACCCTAGGAGCAAACAAAAAGAGTAA
- the hpf gene encoding ribosome hibernation-promoting factor, HPF/YfiA family: MKVFTQSVNFNADSELIKFVEKKVESLVKFHDKIVDAEVFLKVQNTSDKENKITEVKINIPGSELIVKRETKTFEEGINSAVDNLKRQLKRSKEKHRDSLIS; encoded by the coding sequence ATGAAAGTATTCACACAATCAGTTAATTTTAATGCAGACAGCGAATTAATTAAATTTGTAGAGAAGAAGGTAGAGTCTTTAGTTAAATTTCACGATAAAATCGTAGATGCAGAGGTTTTTTTAAAAGTTCAGAATACAAGCGATAAAGAAAATAAAATTACAGAAGTAAAAATTAATATTCCAGGAAGCGAATTGATTGTTAAAAGAGAAACAAAAACCTTTGAAGAAGGTATAAATTCGGCTGTAGATAATTTAAAAAGACAGTTAAAAAGATCTAAAGAAAAGCACAGAGATTCATTAATTTCATAA
- the tuf gene encoding elongation factor Tu — MAKGTFDRSKPHLNIGTIGHVDHGKTTLTAAITKVLADAGFSEARSFDQIDNAPEEKERGITINTSHVEYQTANRHYAHVDCPGHADYVKNMVTGAAQMDGAILVVAATDGPMPQTREHILLGRQVGIPRIVVFLNKVDMVDDEELLELVDMEVRELLSFYEYDGDNGPVVSGSALGALNGEQKWVDTVLELMEACDSWIEEPLREVDKDFLMPVEDVFSITGRGTVATGRIETGIANTGDVVDIIGMGAEKMSSTITGIEMFRQILDRGEAGDNAGILLRGIAKEDIKRGMVICKPGSVTPHAKFKAEVYVLKKEEGGRHTPFHNNYRPQFYVRTTDVTGTINLPSGVEMVMPGDNLTITVDLIQPIALNVGLRFAIREGGRTVGAGQVTELLD, encoded by the coding sequence ATGGCAAAAGGAACTTTTGACCGTTCGAAACCACACTTAAACATTGGTACTATCGGACACGTAGATCACGGTAAAACAACTTTAACTGCGGCTATTACTAAAGTATTAGCTGATGCAGGATTCTCTGAAGCTAGATCTTTTGATCAGATTGATAATGCTCCAGAAGAAAAAGAAAGAGGTATTACAATTAATACTTCACATGTAGAGTATCAGACAGCTAATCGTCACTATGCGCACGTAGATTGTCCTGGTCACGCGGATTATGTGAAGAACATGGTTACTGGTGCTGCGCAAATGGATGGAGCTATTTTAGTAGTTGCGGCTACAGATGGTCCAATGCCACAAACTAGAGAGCATATCTTATTGGGTCGTCAAGTAGGTATTCCACGTATCGTTGTTTTCTTAAACAAAGTAGATATGGTTGATGATGAAGAGCTTTTAGAATTAGTAGATATGGAAGTTAGAGAGTTGTTGTCTTTCTATGAATATGATGGAGATAACGGTCCTGTAGTTTCAGGTTCTGCTTTAGGGGCTTTAAATGGTGAACAAAAATGGGTAGATACTGTTTTAGAGTTGATGGAAGCTTGTGATTCTTGGATTGAAGAGCCTTTAAGAGAAGTTGATAAAGATTTCTTAATGCCTGTTGAAGATGTTTTTTCAATTACAGGTCGTGGTACAGTAGCAACTGGACGTATCGAAACTGGTATTGCAAATACTGGAGATGTGGTAGATATTATTGGTATGGGGGCAGAAAAAATGTCTTCAACTATTACTGGTATCGAAATGTTTCGTCAAATCTTAGATAGAGGAGAGGCTGGAGATAACGCAGGTATCTTATTAAGAGGTATTGCAAAAGAAGATATCAAAAGAGGAATGGTAATCTGTAAACCAGGTTCTGTAACTCCACATGCTAAGTTTAAAGCAGAGGTATATGTTCTTAAAAAAGAAGAAGGTGGACGTCATACTCCATTCCATAACAACTATCGCCCACAGTTCTATGTAAGAACTACAGATGTTACAGGTACTATTAATTTACCTTCAGGAGTTGAAATGGTTATGCCAGGAGATAACTTAACAATTACAGTTGATTTGATTCAACCAATCGCATTAAACGTAGGTTTACGATTTGCTATCCGTGAAGGAGGTAGAACAGTTGGTGCAGGTCAGGTAACTGAATTATTAGACTAA
- the secE gene encoding preprotein translocase subunit SecE, with protein MNFIQYIKDSFDELNNHMTWISKEEAQKTTVTVAVFTILFALAVAGIDYVFQTGLDNYFKLF; from the coding sequence ATGAACTTTATACAATATATCAAAGATTCTTTTGATGAATTAAATAACCACATGACGTGGATTTCTAAAGAAGAAGCTCAAAAAACAACTGTAACTGTAGCTGTGTTTACAATTTTGTTTGCATTAGCAGTTGCAGGTATAGACTATGTTTTTCAAACAGGATTAGATAATTATTTCAAATTATTTTAA
- the nusG gene encoding transcription termination/antitermination protein NusG codes for MADSVMKWYVVRAIGGQENKVKAYIETEISRVGLSDYVSQVIVPTEKVVQIRNGKKVNRERVYFPGYIMVEANLSGEVPHVIKAITGVIGFLGETKGGEPVPMRKSEVNRMLGKVDELSVQDENVAIPFNIGETVKVVDGPFNGFDGTIEKVNEEKRKLEVMVKIFGRKTPLELSYMQVEKI; via the coding sequence ATGGCTGATTCAGTGATGAAATGGTATGTTGTAAGAGCCATTGGAGGACAAGAAAATAAAGTAAAAGCTTATATAGAAACAGAAATTTCTAGAGTTGGTTTATCGGACTATGTTAGTCAAGTAATAGTACCAACAGAAAAAGTTGTTCAAATAAGAAATGGGAAAAAAGTAAACAGAGAAAGAGTTTACTTTCCAGGATATATTATGGTAGAGGCAAATCTTTCAGGAGAAGTACCTCACGTTATAAAAGCAATTACAGGGGTTATTGGTTTTTTAGGTGAAACTAAAGGAGGTGAACCTGTTCCTATGCGTAAATCGGAAGTAAATAGAATGCTAGGTAAAGTCGACGAGCTTTCAGTTCAAGATGAAAACGTAGCAATTCCTTTTAATATAGGAGAAACAGTAAAGGTTGTAGATGGTCCTTTTAACGGATTTGATGGAACTATTGAAAAAGTAAATGAAGAAAAGCGTAAGCTTGAGGTAATGGTTAAAATATTCGGAAGGAAAACACCATTAGAACTTAGCTACATGCAAGTAGAAAAAATATAA
- the rplK gene encoding 50S ribosomal protein L11, translating to MAKEVSKVVKLQVRGGAANPSPPVGPALGAAGVNIMEFCKQFNARSQDKQGKVLPVVITVYKDKSFDFVVKTPPAAVQLLEAAKIKKGSGEPNRKKVASVTWDQIKVIAEDKMVDLNAFEVSSAMRMIAGTARSMGLTVKGNAPA from the coding sequence ATGGCAAAAGAAGTTAGTAAAGTAGTTAAGTTACAAGTAAGGGGAGGCGCAGCGAATCCATCGCCGCCGGTTGGACCCGCTTTAGGAGCTGCTGGTGTTAACATTATGGAGTTCTGTAAACAGTTTAATGCGAGATCGCAAGACAAACAAGGTAAAGTTTTACCTGTTGTTATTACTGTTTATAAAGACAAATCTTTCGATTTCGTCGTAAAAACTCCTCCTGCAGCAGTTCAGTTACTAGAAGCGGCCAAAATAAAAAAAGGTTCAGGAGAACCAAACAGGAAAAAAGTAGCATCAGTTACTTGGGATCAAATTAAAGTAATTGCAGAAGACAAAATGGTAGATTTAAATGCCTTTGAAGTTTCTTCAGCAATGCGTATGATTGCAGGTACAGCGCGTTCTATGGGATTAACAGTAAAAGGTAATGCACCAGCATAA
- the rplA gene encoding 50S ribosomal protein L1 yields the protein MAKLTKKQKVAYAKVDKTQSYDLAAASALVKDITNVKFDASVDLAIRLGVDPRKANQMVRGVVTLPHGTGKDVKVLALVTPDKEAEAKEAGADYVGLDEYLQKIKGGWTDVDVIITMPSVMGKLGPLGRVLGPRGLMPNPKTGTVTMDVAKAVQDVKAGKIDFKVDKTGIIHAAIGKVSFDAKKIEENANELIQTIIKLKPTTAKGTYVKSVFMSSTMSPSIAVEVKAV from the coding sequence ATGGCAAAATTAACAAAAAAGCAAAAAGTAGCTTACGCTAAGGTTGATAAAACTCAATCTTATGATTTAGCAGCAGCTTCAGCGCTAGTCAAAGACATTACTAATGTAAAGTTTGATGCATCAGTAGATTTGGCAATACGTTTAGGAGTAGATCCTCGTAAAGCAAATCAAATGGTTCGTGGTGTTGTAACATTACCTCACGGAACTGGTAAAGATGTAAAAGTTTTAGCATTAGTAACTCCAGATAAAGAAGCAGAAGCTAAAGAAGCAGGTGCAGATTATGTTGGATTAGATGAATACCTTCAGAAAATTAAAGGAGGTTGGACAGATGTAGATGTAATTATTACAATGCCTAGTGTAATGGGTAAATTAGGTCCTTTAGGAAGAGTTTTAGGTCCTAGAGGTTTAATGCCAAACCCAAAGACAGGTACAGTAACAATGGACGTAGCAAAAGCTGTTCAGGACGTAAAAGCTGGTAAAATCGATTTTAAAGTTGATAAAACTGGAATTATACATGCAGCAATCGGAAAAGTATCTTTTGATGCTAAAAAGATTGAGGAAAATGCAAACGAGTTAATACAAACAATTATTAAATTGAAACCTACAACTGCAAAAGGAACGTATGTAAAAAGCGTTTTTATGTCTAGTACAATGAGCCCTAGTATTGCTGTTGAAGTAAAAGCTGTTTAA
- the rplJ gene encoding 50S ribosomal protein L10: MTREEKSQVIQDLTAVLADTNTLYLADISGLNAQTTSNLRRACFKAGVQLSVVKNTLLAKAMEASDKDFGELPTTLKGNTSMMISEAANAPAKLIKEFRKKSKKPLLKGAFAEESVYIGDDQLDALVDIKSKEELIGEIIGLLQSPAKNVISALQSGGQTLSGIIKTLSEK; the protein is encoded by the coding sequence ATGACTAGAGAAGAAAAATCACAAGTAATACAAGATTTAACAGCAGTATTAGCAGACACTAACACGTTATATTTAGCAGATATTTCTGGACTAAATGCACAGACTACCTCTAATTTACGTAGAGCTTGTTTTAAAGCAGGTGTTCAGTTATCGGTTGTTAAAAATACATTACTTGCGAAAGCAATGGAAGCATCAGATAAAGATTTTGGTGAACTTCCAACAACATTAAAAGGAAATACTTCAATGATGATTTCTGAAGCAGCAAATGCTCCAGCTAAATTAATCAAAGAATTCAGAAAGAAATCTAAGAAGCCTTTATTAAAAGGAGCATTCGCAGAAGAATCTGTATATATTGGAGATGATCAATTAGATGCTTTAGTAGACATCAAGTCTAAAGAAGAGTTAATTGGAGAAATCATTGGATTATTACAATCACCAGCAAAGAATGTTATTTCAGCATTACAATCAGGTGGTCAAACACTTTCAGGTATTATTAAAACGTTATCTGAAAAATAA
- the rplL gene encoding 50S ribosomal protein L7/L12, whose product MAELKDFAEQLVNLTVKEVNELATILKDEYGIEPAAAAVAVAGPAAGGGDDAADEQTEFDVILTAAGGSKLAVVKLVKELTGLGLKEAKGIVDSAPAAVKEGVSKDEAEGLKKSLEEAGAEVELK is encoded by the coding sequence ATGGCAGAATTAAAAGATTTCGCAGAGCAATTAGTTAACTTAACAGTAAAAGAAGTTAATGAATTAGCTACTATTTTAAAAGATGAGTATGGTATCGAGCCAGCTGCAGCAGCAGTTGCAGTAGCAGGTCCAGCAGCAGGTGGTGGAGATGATGCAGCAGATGAGCAAACTGAATTCGATGTAATCTTAACAGCAGCAGGTGGGTCTAAGCTTGCAGTAGTAAAATTAGTTAAAGAATTAACTGGTTTAGGATTAAAAGAAGCAAAAGGTATCGTAGATAGCGCACCAGCAGCAGTAAAAGAAGGAGTATCTAAAGATGAAGCTGAAGGGCTTAAAAAATCTTTAGAAGAAGCAGGAGCTGAGGTAGAGCTTAAGTAA
- the rpoB gene encoding DNA-directed RNA polymerase subunit beta produces the protein MATKNTTERINFATSQMIKEYPDFLDIQVKSFQDFFQLQTKAEERGEEGLYKTFMDNFPITDTRNQFVLEFLDYFVDPPRYSIQECIERGLTHSVPLKARLKLYCTDPEHEDFETIVQDVYLGTIPYMTNSGTFVINGAERVVVSQLHRSPGVFFGQSFHANGTKLYSARVIPFKGSWIEFATDINQVMYAYIDRKKKLPVTTLFRAIGFERDKDILEIFDLAEEVKVSKAGLKKVLGRKLAARVLKTWHEDFVDEDTGEVVSIERNEIVFDRDTVLEKEHIDEIIEAGAKTVLLHKEDNHMADYAIIHNTLQKDPTNSEKEAVEHIYRQLRNAEPPDEETARGIIDKLFFSEQRYNLGEVGRFRMNTKLQLNEPMDQKVLSKLDIITIIKYLIELINSKAEVDDIDHLSNRRVRTVGEQLAGQFGVGLARMARTIRERMNVRDNEVFTPIDLINAKTLSSVINSFFGTNQLSQFMDQTNPLAEITHKRRLSALGPGGLSRERAGFEVRDVHYTHYGRLCPIETPEGPNIGLISSLSVFAKVNNLGFIETPYRKVNEGVVANEEPIYLSAEEEEGMRFAQSNIELDDKGAFKEERIISREGGDFPVVTPQEVQYMDVAPNQIASISASLIPFLEHDDANRALMGSNMMRQAVPLLRPEAPIVGTGLERRVAKDSRILINAEGNGVVEYVDANKITIKYDRTEEERMVSFDSDEVSYNLIKFRKTNQGTSINLKPIVEKGDRVSEGQVLCEGYATQKGELALGRNMKVAFMPWKGYNFEDAIVISEKVVREDIFTSIHIDEYSLDVRDTKLGTEELTNDIPNVSEDATSNLDENGMIRIGAEVNPGDILIGKITPKGESDPTPEEKLLRAIFGDKAGDVKDASLKASPSLRGVVIDKKLFKRAVKDKNKRLRDKEAVTALEASFVSKFEGLKDELIEKLFTLISGKTSQGVFNDLGEEVLPKGKKYTLKMLNSVDDYVHLTGSWTTDKELNDYVGELVHNYKIKVNDLQGSLRRQKFTISVGDELPAGILKLAKVYIAKKRKLKVGDKMAGRHGNKGIVARIVRAEDMPFLEDGTPVDIVLNPLGVPSRMNIGQIYETVLGWAGQKLDKKYATPIFDGASLDQINAYTDEAGVPRFGHTYLYDGGTGKRFDQPATVGIIYMIKLGHMIEDKMHARSIGPYSLITQQPLGGKAQFGGQRFGEMEVWALEAYGASSILREILTVKSDDVMGRAKTYESIVKGESMPEPGLPESFNVLMHELKGLGLDVRLEE, from the coding sequence TTGGCAACGAAAAACACTACTGAAAGAATCAACTTCGCTACTTCTCAAATGATTAAAGAATACCCAGATTTTTTGGATATTCAGGTAAAGTCTTTTCAAGACTTTTTCCAGCTTCAAACAAAGGCAGAAGAAAGAGGCGAAGAAGGTTTGTACAAAACCTTTATGGATAACTTTCCAATTACAGATACAAGAAACCAATTTGTATTAGAATTTTTAGACTACTTTGTAGACCCACCAAGATACTCCATTCAAGAATGTATTGAGAGAGGGTTAACACACAGTGTGCCTTTAAAAGCACGCCTTAAATTGTATTGTACAGACCCTGAACACGAAGATTTCGAAACAATCGTTCAAGATGTTTATTTGGGTACAATTCCTTATATGACTAATTCTGGAACCTTTGTTATAAATGGTGCAGAACGTGTAGTAGTATCTCAATTACACAGATCTCCAGGAGTTTTCTTTGGACAATCATTCCACGCAAACGGTACAAAATTATACTCTGCAAGAGTTATTCCTTTTAAAGGATCTTGGATAGAGTTTGCAACCGATATCAATCAAGTAATGTATGCTTATATTGATAGAAAGAAAAAATTACCAGTAACCACATTATTCAGAGCCATTGGTTTTGAAAGAGATAAAGACATTTTAGAAATCTTTGACCTTGCAGAAGAGGTAAAAGTTTCTAAAGCTGGATTAAAGAAAGTATTAGGTAGAAAGTTAGCTGCTAGAGTTTTAAAAACTTGGCATGAAGATTTCGTAGATGAAGATACTGGAGAAGTTGTATCTATCGAAAGAAATGAGATTGTTTTTGATCGTGATACAGTTCTAGAAAAAGAACATATAGACGAAATAATAGAAGCTGGTGCTAAAACGGTTTTACTTCATAAAGAAGATAACCACATGGCAGATTATGCGATTATTCATAATACATTACAAAAAGATCCTACAAACTCCGAGAAAGAAGCTGTAGAACATATTTATAGACAATTGCGTAATGCAGAACCGCCAGATGAGGAGACTGCAAGAGGCATTATAGATAAGTTGTTCTTTTCTGAACAACGTTATAATTTAGGTGAAGTTGGTCGTTTTAGAATGAATACGAAACTTCAGTTGAACGAACCAATGGATCAGAAAGTATTATCGAAATTAGATATTATTACCATTATAAAATATTTAATTGAGTTAATAAATTCTAAAGCTGAGGTAGATGATATTGACCACTTATCTAACAGACGTGTAAGAACTGTTGGAGAACAATTGGCAGGTCAGTTTGGTGTTGGTTTAGCAAGAATGGCAAGAACCATTCGTGAGCGTATGAATGTACGTGATAACGAAGTATTTACACCAATCGATTTAATTAATGCAAAAACATTATCATCTGTAATTAATTCTTTCTTCGGAACGAATCAGTTATCGCAGTTTATGGATCAAACGAATCCATTAGCAGAAATTACACACAAACGTCGTTTATCTGCACTTGGACCAGGAGGTTTATCCAGAGAAAGAGCAGGATTCGAGGTTCGTGATGTGCACTACACGCACTATGGGCGTTTATGTCCAATTGAAACTCCAGAAGGACCAAATATTGGTTTAATTTCTTCACTTTCAGTATTTGCAAAGGTAAATAATTTAGGTTTTATTGAAACCCCTTATAGAAAAGTAAATGAAGGTGTTGTTGCAAATGAAGAGCCTATTTATTTAAGTGCAGAAGAAGAAGAAGGAATGCGTTTTGCGCAATCTAACATCGAATTAGACGATAAAGGTGCTTTCAAAGAAGAAAGAATAATTTCTAGAGAAGGTGGTGATTTTCCAGTTGTAACTCCGCAAGAAGTTCAATATATGGATGTTGCTCCGAATCAAATTGCATCAATATCTGCATCTTTAATTCCTTTCTTGGAACATGATGATGCTAACCGTGCATTAATGGGATCGAATATGATGCGTCAAGCAGTTCCATTATTACGTCCAGAAGCTCCAATTGTAGGAACAGGATTAGAACGAAGAGTTGCAAAAGACTCTCGTATTTTAATTAATGCAGAAGGAAATGGAGTCGTTGAATATGTAGATGCAAATAAAATTACAATTAAATACGATAGAACAGAGGAAGAAAGAATGGTTAGTTTCGATTCTGATGAAGTTTCTTATAATTTAATTAAATTTAGAAAAACCAATCAAGGAACGTCTATTAACTTAAAGCCGATTGTAGAAAAAGGTGATAGAGTTTCTGAAGGACAAGTTCTTTGTGAAGGTTATGCAACACAAAAAGGAGAATTAGCTCTAGGTAGAAATATGAAAGTAGCCTTTATGCCTTGGAAAGGGTATAACTTTGAGGATGCAATTGTAATTTCTGAAAAAGTAGTTCGTGAAGATATATTTACCTCTATACATATTGATGAGTATTCCTTAGATGTTAGAGATACAAAATTAGGAACTGAAGAGTTAACCAATGATATTCCTAACGTTTCTGAAGATGCAACAAGCAATTTAGATGAAAATGGAATGATAAGAATTGGAGCAGAAGTGAATCCTGGTGATATCTTAATTGGTAAAATTACACCAAAAGGAGAATCTGATCCAACTCCAGAAGAAAAATTATTACGTGCTATTTTTGGTGATAAAGCAGGAGATGTAAAAGACGCATCTTTAAAAGCTTCTCCATCATTAAGAGGTGTAGTAATTGATAAAAAATTATTTAAAAGAGCTGTAAAAGATAAGAACAAGAGATTAAGAGATAAAGAAGCAGTTACTGCTTTAGAAGCTTCTTTTGTATCTAAATTCGAAGGCTTAAAAGATGAGTTAATTGAGAAATTATTCACTTTAATTAGTGGAAAAACATCTCAAGGAGTATTTAACGATTTAGGCGAAGAAGTATTACCAAAAGGTAAGAAATATACACTTAAAATGTTAAACTCTGTAGACGATTATGTACACTTAACAGGCTCTTGGACAACAGATAAAGAATTAAACGATTATGTAGGTGAATTAGTTCACAACTACAAAATTAAAGTAAACGATTTACAAGGTTCTTTACGTCGTCAAAAATTTACAATCTCTGTAGGAGATGAATTACCAGCAGGAATTTTAAAACTAGCTAAAGTTTACATCGCCAAAAAACGGAAGTTAAAAGTAGGTGATAAAATGGCTGGTCGTCACGGAAATAAAGGTATTGTTGCTAGAATTGTAAGAGCAGAAGATATGCCTTTCTTAGAAGATGGAACTCCAGTAGACATCGTTTTAAATCCATTAGGTGTACCATCTCGTATGAACATTGGTCAAATTTATGAGACTGTTCTTGGTTGGGCAGGTCAAAAATTAGATAAAAAGTATGCAACACCAATTTTTGATGGAGCATCTTTAGATCAAATTAATGCATATACAGATGAAGCAGGTGTTCCAAGATTTGGACACACTTACTTATATGATGGAGGAACAGGAAAACGTTTCGATCAGCCAGCAACAGTTGGTATTATTTATATGATTAAGTTAGGTCACATGATTGAAGATAAAATGCACGCGCGTTCTATTGGACCTTATTCATTAATTACACAACAACCATTAGGTGGTAAGGCACAATTTGGTGGTCAACGTTTTGGAGAGATGGAAGTTTGGGCACTTGAGGCATATGGAGCATCAAGTATCTTAAGAGAAATCTTAACTGTAAAATCAGATGATGTTATGGGAAGAGCTAAAACATACGAAAGTATTGTTAAAGGGGAGTCTATGCCAGAACCAGGTTTACCAGAATCATTTAACGTATTAATGCACGAATTAAAAGGTTTAGGATTAGACGTTAGATTAGAAGAATAA